From Virgibacillus ihumii, the proteins below share one genomic window:
- the dmpG gene encoding 4-hydroxy-2-oxovalerate aldolase: MSKGKVTINDVTLRDGMHAIRHQYSMDQIAEITRLIDESGADIIEATHGDGLGGSSIQFGFSKETEKDIITTAVNNAKNAKVSVLLLPGVGTIEHLKDAHEWGAQVVRVATHCTEADVSEQHIKTANELGMETVGFLMMSHRTSPENLLEEAKKMESYGAKTIYVVDSAGALTMDDTRRRISLFKENLGTEIGFHGHNNLSLGVANSIAAYEEGANRIDSSLAGMGAGAGNTATEQLVAVLNKLEIQHGVDLYKSMDAAENVIKPIMERPVQIDNLSLTMGYTGVYSSFLLFAERAGKEYGVDPRDILTKVAEMGAVGGQEDWIIGVAQDLAKEKKVYV, encoded by the coding sequence ATGAGTAAAGGCAAAGTAACCATAAATGATGTAACGTTACGTGATGGGATGCATGCGATCCGCCATCAGTATTCCATGGATCAAATCGCTGAAATTACCAGATTAATAGATGAATCAGGTGCAGATATTATTGAAGCAACACATGGTGATGGCCTGGGCGGAAGTTCCATTCAATTTGGTTTTTCCAAAGAGACGGAAAAAGACATTATTACAACTGCAGTAAACAATGCAAAAAATGCTAAAGTTAGCGTACTGTTGTTACCTGGAGTTGGTACAATTGAACACCTGAAAGATGCGCATGAATGGGGGGCACAGGTTGTCCGTGTTGCAACACATTGTACGGAAGCAGACGTATCTGAGCAGCACATCAAAACTGCCAATGAATTGGGAATGGAAACGGTTGGATTCCTGATGATGTCACATCGTACTTCCCCTGAAAATCTATTGGAAGAAGCGAAAAAGATGGAGTCGTATGGAGCAAAAACGATTTACGTGGTAGACTCAGCGGGGGCTCTTACAATGGACGATACACGCCGCAGAATCTCCCTGTTTAAAGAAAATCTGGGTACAGAAATTGGTTTCCATGGACATAATAACCTATCCCTGGGTGTGGCCAACTCGATTGCAGCGTATGAAGAGGGTGCAAATCGTATTGACTCAAGCTTAGCCGGAATGGGTGCAGGCGCCGGAAATACCGCGACAGAGCAATTGGTTGCTGTATTGAACAAATTGGAAATCCAGCATGGTGTTGATTTGTATAAATCAATGGATGCCGCAGAAAACGTCATCAAGCCAATTATGGAACGCCCTGTTCAAATTGATAATTTAAGCTTAACAATGGGGTATACAGGAGTCTATTCCAGTTTCTTGCTGTTCGCCGAAAGAGCCGGCAAAGAGTATGGAGTGGATCCACGTGATATCTTAACGAAAGTTGCTGAAATGGGAGCAGTTGGCGGCCAGGAAGATTGGATTATCGGGGTTGCGCAGGATTTGGCGAAAGAGAAGAAGGTTTATGTTTAA
- a CDS encoding TRAP transporter small permease gives MKKLLKWFDVIEEGATLILFLGAVLAMLYGVFMRYVMNSPVFGLLEVVRFLLPWAIFIGFGRALKSDHHIAVDVVYDLFPFNVKRVLAVIANLMGVGFAIFMTKTGIQTMMTEYETGYTTIALGIPLWIQYIILPISMVLFGIYFAIKTYKAIIGDKEEVDGPDYEEHENYIIEEDEKKGGISV, from the coding sequence ATGAAAAAACTTTTAAAATGGTTTGACGTCATTGAGGAAGGAGCAACCCTGATTTTGTTTTTGGGAGCAGTTTTAGCAATGTTATACGGTGTTTTTATGCGCTATGTGATGAATTCACCAGTATTCGGTCTGCTTGAGGTTGTACGATTTTTGTTACCGTGGGCAATTTTTATCGGGTTTGGAAGAGCTCTTAAGAGTGATCATCATATAGCTGTTGATGTTGTATATGACCTGTTTCCTTTTAATGTAAAAAGGGTGCTGGCAGTAATAGCTAATCTTATGGGAGTTGGATTTGCAATTTTTATGACAAAAACAGGCATACAAACCATGATGACTGAATATGAAACTGGCTATACGACTATTGCACTTGGTATACCTTTGTGGATTCAGTATATTATATTACCTATTTCTATGGTGTTATTTGGTATTTACTTTGCTATTAAAACGTATAAAGCAATTATAGGGGATAAAGAAGAAGTAGACGGACCTGATTATGAAGAACACGAAAATTACATTATTGAAGAAGATGAGAAGAAAGGGGGAATTTCAGTATGA
- a CDS encoding HpcH/HpaI aldolase/citrate lyase family protein, which yields MSVCRSYLFVPAKELSIINKAINSEADSVIIDLEDAVAYSEKNNARELVKESLQKLNNQKPVYVRINDIGTPFWEEDLAYSVQYGAHGVIVPKSENPEDISYICKRIREMTQNKNGTVLRETNDSNSFEVIPLLETAKGIQFAYEIAKSDSLVSKLAFGSIDYSLDIGCQLSSSGDELLYARSRIVVGSRAADREGPIDAVFPSLNNPGGLEYEATQAKKLGFKGKLTIHPKQVDIVNNLFMPGDEELREAREIVEQFEKAEQEGLASISVNGNLVDYPVYKKAKEVLNFVIA from the coding sequence ATGAGTGTTTGTCGATCGTACTTGTTCGTACCTGCAAAGGAATTATCAATAATAAATAAGGCTATTAACTCCGAGGCAGATAGTGTGATTATCGATTTAGAGGATGCTGTTGCCTATTCAGAAAAAAATAATGCAAGAGAATTAGTTAAGGAATCCTTGCAGAAATTGAATAATCAAAAACCGGTTTATGTAAGAATCAATGATATTGGCACACCATTTTGGGAAGAAGACTTGGCTTATTCCGTTCAATACGGTGCACATGGTGTTATTGTTCCCAAAAGTGAGAACCCGGAAGATATTTCTTATATCTGCAAGAGGATAAGGGAAATGACACAAAACAAAAATGGAACTGTTTTAAGGGAAACTAATGATAGTAATTCTTTTGAAGTGATTCCTCTGCTTGAAACAGCTAAGGGTATACAATTCGCGTACGAAATTGCTAAATCTGATTCTCTCGTTTCGAAGCTGGCTTTTGGGTCGATTGATTATTCTCTGGATATTGGATGTCAATTATCCTCGAGTGGTGATGAACTATTATATGCACGTTCCAGGATAGTAGTAGGTTCCCGGGCTGCCGATAGGGAGGGGCCTATTGACGCAGTATTTCCGTCATTAAATAATCCGGGAGGTTTGGAATATGAAGCAACTCAGGCCAAAAAGTTAGGTTTTAAGGGCAAGCTGACAATTCATCCAAAACAGGTTGATATTGTAAATAACCTATTTATGCCGGGGGATGAAGAACTGAGGGAAGCCCGAGAAATTGTTGAGCAATTTGAAAAGGCAGAACAAGAAGGTTTAGCGTCAATTTCCGTTAATGGCAATCTAGTTGATTACCCGGTTTATAAAAAGGCAAAAGAAGTTTTAAATTTTGTCATTGCCTAG
- the fumC gene encoding class II fumarate hydratase → MKNRIEHDTLGEISVPADKLWGAQTQRSSENFKIGTEKMPDSIIRGFAILKKSAALANQDMGHLSEEKAQAIAQAADEIIEGILNEHFPLLVWQTGSGTQSHMNINEVLANKGNQILEEKGREIRIHPNDDVNLSQSSNCNMPTAIHIAAVTAIEDEVLPALVKLKNTFYEKSQEFNHVIKVGRTHLQDAVPLTMGQEISGWHRMLEKTEMMIRESYQKMQELAFAGTAVGTGLNTYAGFAENAVEKISSFTGKTFIPARNKFHALTSYDGIVYTHGALKALSADLMKIANDVRWLASGPRSGIGEIIIPSNEPGSSMMPGKVNPTQCEALTMVTTQVMGNDLTIGLAASQGNFQVNVFKPVIAYNFIQSARLLADGMTSFNDNCAVGIKPNHEVIEKNLENSLMLVTALNPHIGYENAAKIAKKAHEEDLTLKRSALEMGLLTEEEFNEIVNPAKMTQPKTN, encoded by the coding sequence ATGAAAAATAGAATTGAACACGATACCTTAGGGGAAATAAGTGTACCTGCTGATAAACTTTGGGGAGCACAAACGCAGCGAAGTAGTGAAAATTTTAAAATCGGCACGGAGAAAATGCCGGATAGTATTATAAGAGGATTTGCTATTTTAAAGAAAAGTGCTGCACTTGCTAACCAGGATATGGGTCATTTAAGTGAAGAAAAAGCCCAAGCGATTGCACAGGCTGCTGATGAAATTATTGAAGGGATATTGAATGAACATTTTCCATTACTGGTTTGGCAAACAGGGAGCGGTACACAATCGCATATGAATATAAATGAGGTTCTTGCTAATAAAGGTAATCAGATCTTGGAGGAAAAAGGTAGAGAGATACGAATTCATCCCAACGATGATGTAAATTTGTCGCAAAGCTCAAATTGTAATATGCCTACAGCAATTCACATTGCCGCAGTAACAGCAATAGAAGATGAAGTGTTACCTGCTCTGGTCAAATTAAAAAATACTTTCTATGAAAAGTCTCAGGAGTTTAATCATGTTATCAAAGTCGGTCGAACGCACTTGCAAGACGCAGTCCCTTTAACGATGGGACAGGAAATTAGTGGCTGGCATCGTATGTTGGAAAAAACCGAGATGATGATTCGTGAAAGTTACCAAAAAATGCAAGAGTTGGCCTTTGCGGGGACTGCTGTGGGGACAGGGCTCAATACTTATGCAGGATTTGCTGAGAATGCAGTTGAAAAAATCAGTTCTTTTACAGGTAAAACTTTTATCCCTGCCCGAAATAAATTCCATGCACTAACAAGTTATGACGGAATCGTTTATACCCATGGTGCTTTAAAAGCCTTGTCTGCTGATTTAATGAAAATTGCTAATGATGTTCGCTGGCTTGCAAGTGGTCCCAGAAGTGGAATTGGCGAGATCATCATTCCATCCAATGAACCAGGTAGTTCCATGATGCCAGGGAAAGTTAACCCAACTCAGTGTGAAGCTTTAACGATGGTGACAACACAGGTTATGGGGAACGATTTAACAATTGGTCTAGCTGCTAGTCAAGGTAACTTTCAGGTGAACGTATTTAAACCGGTAATTGCATATAATTTTATACAATCAGCAAGATTATTAGCAGATGGTATGACTTCTTTTAATGATAATTGTGCTGTTGGGATAAAGCCGAATCATGAAGTGATTGAAAAGAATTTGGAAAATTCATTAATGTTAGTGACGGCGCTTAATCCTCACATTGGGTATGAGAATGCAGCCAAGATCGCAAAAAAGGCACACGAAGAAGACTTGACATTAAAAAGATCCGCCTTGGAGATGGGTCTATTAACAGAGGAGGAATTTAACGAAATCGTTAATCCAGCGAAAATGACACAACCAAAAACAAACTGA
- a CDS encoding DctP family TRAP transporter solute-binding subunit → MHKFKKGFLTFLLLMVAIIISACGNSETASSSENGNSNEIQEMTIKISHVVAENTPKHQASLAMAEYIEENSNGKITVQVYPNGQLFDDKTEVKNLRANNVQFIIPDMSKMVGMNPAFNIPALPFIFDSNEEAYAFWDGETGQKILQSLESEGIIGLRMWPNGPKHITNTVRPITGPEDLEGLKIRVQGGQVLAEIFKTVGAGPLQLPFGQLYTALEQGTVDGQVNTYSNISTKKLGDVQKYITTNWGAARVDYALLTNKKFWNSMNEATKEVVKAGIDHGTKQARTLAEELNSEALKTIKERGKMEIHELTTEERETLKEALQPVYDKFADEIGKDVIKAAKNAGK, encoded by the coding sequence ATGCATAAGTTTAAAAAGGGATTTCTAACCTTTCTATTATTAATGGTAGCTATTATTATCTCAGCATGTGGTAATTCTGAAACAGCTTCATCATCTGAAAATGGCAATAGCAATGAAATTCAGGAAATGACAATCAAAATTTCGCACGTGGTTGCGGAAAATACTCCAAAACACCAAGCATCTTTGGCAATGGCCGAATATATAGAAGAAAATTCCAATGGTAAAATCACTGTACAGGTGTATCCAAATGGACAGTTATTCGATGATAAAACAGAAGTCAAAAACCTTAGAGCAAATAACGTTCAATTCATTATTCCTGACATGTCCAAAATGGTTGGTATGAATCCGGCTTTTAATATCCCAGCCCTTCCATTTATATTTGACTCTAACGAAGAAGCCTACGCTTTTTGGGATGGAGAAACTGGACAAAAAATCCTCCAGAGCCTTGAAAGCGAGGGTATAATTGGATTAAGAATGTGGCCAAATGGTCCGAAACATATCACAAATACTGTACGTCCAATTACAGGTCCTGAAGATCTTGAAGGTCTGAAAATTCGTGTGCAGGGTGGACAAGTACTGGCAGAAATTTTCAAAACTGTTGGAGCTGGTCCGCTACAACTTCCATTCGGTCAATTGTACACTGCGCTTGAACAAGGAACTGTAGACGGTCAAGTCAACACTTACAGTAATATTTCAACTAAAAAACTGGGTGATGTACAAAAGTATATAACCACTAACTGGGGAGCAGCCAGAGTTGACTATGCATTATTAACGAATAAAAAGTTCTGGAACAGTATGAATGAAGCAACAAAAGAAGTCGTAAAAGCCGGTATCGACCATGGAACAAAGCAAGCCCGCACCTTAGCAGAAGAACTTAATTCAGAGGCTTTGAAGACAATTAAAGAGCGAGGGAAAATGGAAATTCATGAGCTGACTACCGAAGAACGGGAAACTTTAAAGGAAGCATTGCAACCTGTATATGACAAATTTGCTGACGAAATAGGTAAGGATGTTATAAAAGCAGCCAAAAATGCAGGAAAATAA
- a CDS encoding TRAP transporter large permease — translation MSPVLVLFIVFIALCLIRVPVAVSLALSSIVALNMIDFTMYTVIQKMFSQLTHVSLMAIPGFVFTGIIMSKGGISKHLIEALKSWVGHLRGGLAVVTILACMIFAAISGSSPATAAAIGSIMIPGLVNAGYNKRYAMGLVAAAGTLGILIPPSIPLILYGVVAEESISELFMAGIVPGILLGGTLIASAVIYAKINNYGSLPKQSWSDRWKKGMKAIWGFILPIVILGGIYSGVVTPTEASFLAVLYAFIVSAFVYRELTFKKFREIVNESVNITAMIYLIIAAAVVFGMFLTIAQVPQDLATWMNANVANKWIFLIGINLLIFIMGMFLESAAIILITVPIFLPMLVLFGISPIHFAIILTINLELAMITPPVGLNLFVVSGISREKVGEVVRGVVPFFFLMVAVLAFIVVFPELSLFFLD, via the coding sequence ATGAGTCCGGTACTCGTTTTGTTTATAGTTTTTATTGCACTTTGCCTTATTCGAGTTCCTGTTGCAGTTAGTTTAGCGCTATCCAGTATTGTTGCATTAAATATGATTGACTTTACCATGTATACAGTTATTCAAAAAATGTTTAGTCAGTTAACACATGTTTCGTTAATGGCAATTCCGGGGTTTGTATTTACTGGAATTATTATGTCAAAAGGTGGAATTTCAAAGCACTTAATTGAAGCCTTGAAGTCATGGGTCGGACATTTACGCGGTGGACTTGCTGTGGTAACTATTCTTGCATGTATGATTTTTGCAGCGATATCCGGGTCAAGTCCTGCTACCGCAGCAGCAATTGGGAGTATTATGATTCCAGGTCTCGTCAATGCAGGTTACAATAAACGTTATGCAATGGGTCTGGTTGCGGCTGCTGGTACCCTCGGTATCTTAATTCCCCCTTCCATTCCGCTGATCCTTTATGGAGTTGTTGCTGAAGAGTCTATAAGTGAGTTATTTATGGCGGGGATTGTGCCCGGTATCTTGTTAGGTGGTACTTTGATAGCGTCAGCTGTTATATATGCAAAAATTAATAATTACGGATCACTACCTAAACAATCATGGTCTGATCGCTGGAAAAAGGGTATGAAAGCCATTTGGGGGTTTATACTTCCAATTGTTATTTTAGGTGGGATATATAGTGGGGTCGTTACACCTACTGAAGCTTCTTTCCTCGCCGTTCTATATGCCTTTATAGTTTCTGCTTTCGTCTATCGTGAACTTACTTTTAAAAAGTTTCGGGAAATAGTAAATGAATCTGTCAATATTACTGCGATGATTTACCTTATTATCGCTGCGGCTGTAGTTTTCGGGATGTTTTTGACGATTGCACAGGTACCACAAGACTTAGCTACATGGATGAATGCCAATGTTGCTAACAAATGGATTTTCCTAATTGGTATCAACTTACTAATCTTTATTATGGGTATGTTTTTAGAATCCGCGGCAATTATTCTTATTACAGTTCCAATCTTCTTGCCAATGCTGGTGTTGTTTGGAATTAGCCCTATTCACTTTGCGATTATATTGACTATTAACCTTGAACTGGCAATGATTACACCACCTGTTGGATTGAATTTATTTGTAGTCAGTGGGATTTCACGGGAAAAAGTCGGCGAAGTGGTAAGAGGTGTTGTCCCATTCTTCTTTTTAATGGTTGCTGTTCTAGCTTTTATTGTGGTATTTCCAGAACTGTCATTATTTTTTCTGGACTGA
- the dcuS gene encoding DcuS/MalK family sensor histidine kinase, with the protein MRLKHKGLSLQVIIILFVCTVVILAFSVTGFLISRELTGQTKNELAEKTRNIARMVSHSPLVIKGLQDKQKEDDIQEFALETRQLTNVRYIVVFDMNGIRKSHPDEWKIGNHFVGGDEQRALNGKSYSSIAKGTLGMSMRWFEPVFTTDGNQVGVVAVGIMLDKVNEVVQNSNKIIYTGVGLGIVLGVLGGVLLAGRIKKILFGLEPPEIANLWQERNAMLESVREGIVAINQEGYIVIANAEAVRIFERAGIDGNPIGHKVDEYMEFSRLIDVLEYGKEAYDQERDLNGMTIVVNRLPVRVDGQIVGAIATFRDKTELKQLAEQLSGVKKYADALRVKSHEFMNKLHVILGMVNIGEYKKLQAYIHEITDKYQMEVGSISSLVKDPILAGFLLSKMSYAREQGVKLNICGDSVLPLPSDSEIMDKIITIIGNLIDNAMEAVQDHNQKEIEVRIGYDNKKFSFSVQDNKGGIPAEVQVNMFSKGFSTKGENRGFGLFLVRKNIEKLGGNINLFSNEEYTMFTVEIPYQEKEESA; encoded by the coding sequence ATGAGGTTAAAACACAAGGGGTTAAGTTTGCAAGTAATTATTATTTTGTTTGTATGTACAGTGGTTATTCTTGCTTTTTCGGTAACGGGTTTTCTAATCAGCAGAGAACTTACCGGGCAAACGAAAAATGAATTAGCCGAAAAGACGAGGAATATTGCACGTATGGTCAGTCACTCACCGTTAGTAATTAAAGGATTACAGGATAAGCAAAAAGAGGATGATATTCAGGAATTTGCACTGGAAACTCGTCAATTGACCAATGTTCGTTATATTGTTGTTTTCGATATGAATGGGATTCGAAAATCACATCCTGACGAATGGAAAATTGGCAATCATTTTGTAGGAGGGGATGAACAAAGAGCATTAAATGGAAAAAGCTATAGTTCAATTGCCAAAGGGACACTGGGTATGTCAATGCGTTGGTTTGAGCCGGTTTTTACAACTGATGGGAATCAGGTCGGTGTGGTAGCGGTTGGGATAATGCTGGATAAAGTGAATGAGGTTGTACAAAACAGTAACAAAATAATATACACCGGAGTTGGATTAGGGATAGTGCTGGGGGTACTTGGAGGGGTTCTTTTAGCTGGAAGGATCAAGAAAATTTTATTTGGCCTGGAACCCCCTGAAATTGCAAACCTGTGGCAAGAACGGAATGCGATGCTTGAATCCGTTCGCGAAGGTATAGTAGCCATTAATCAGGAGGGTTATATTGTGATAGCAAACGCTGAAGCTGTTCGGATTTTTGAAAGAGCAGGTATTGACGGTAATCCGATTGGCCATAAGGTTGATGAATATATGGAGTTTTCCCGCTTAATTGATGTTTTAGAATATGGAAAAGAAGCTTATGATCAGGAAAGAGATTTAAATGGGATGACTATTGTTGTAAATCGACTTCCAGTTAGAGTGGATGGGCAGATTGTCGGCGCAATTGCAACTTTCCGTGATAAAACAGAATTAAAACAGCTTGCTGAACAACTTTCAGGGGTGAAAAAATATGCTGATGCACTCCGTGTAAAGTCTCATGAATTTATGAATAAATTACATGTAATTTTAGGGATGGTCAATATTGGTGAATATAAAAAACTGCAAGCTTACATTCATGAGATCACGGATAAATATCAAATGGAAGTTGGTTCCATATCAAGTCTCGTTAAAGATCCCATCTTGGCAGGCTTTCTATTAAGTAAAATGAGCTATGCTCGAGAACAGGGGGTGAAGCTAAACATATGTGGCGATTCCGTGTTACCTCTACCAAGTGATTCTGAAATCATGGATAAAATTATTACAATCATCGGAAATCTAATTGATAATGCAATGGAAGCAGTACAGGATCACAATCAAAAAGAGATTGAAGTGAGAATCGGATATGATAACAAGAAGTTTTCATTTTCTGTTCAGGATAACAAAGGCGGAATTCCTGCAGAAGTACAAGTGAATATGTTTTCGAAAGGATTTTCCACTAAGGGTGAAAATCGTGGTTTCGGACTATTTTTAGTTAGAAAAAATATAGAAAAATTAGGTGGAAATATTAACCTTTTTAGTAATGAAGAGTACACGATGTTTACAGTAGAAATTCCATATCAGGAAAAGGAGGAATCGGCGTGA
- a CDS encoding tartrate dehydrogenase — protein MPKYKIAVIPGDGIGKEVVPAALDVLHTIGEVHGNLSFEFTEFPWNCDYYITHGKMLPDDGIETLKGFDGIFLGAIGNPKLVPDHISLWGLLLKIRRSFEQSINLRPAKYFKGLRSPLSNPNDFNLVVVRENSEGEYSEIGGRIHKNEDEIAVQNAVFTRKKSEQAIRYAFELAKNRHGHVTSATKSNGIFHSMPFWDSIFNDIKENYPDIKTSSTHIDALSAFLVTQPEKSDVIVASNLFGDILTDIGGAIMGSIGIAPAANINLTGEYPSMFEPVHGSAPDIYGKGIANPIGQIWTAKMMLDHFGQRELGQQLLDVIEDVTGDNIKTSDIGGKATTKEVTSEICKRLKAL, from the coding sequence ATGCCAAAATACAAAATAGCTGTGATTCCAGGGGATGGAATTGGTAAAGAAGTAGTACCGGCAGCACTTGATGTTCTACATACAATTGGTGAAGTACATGGCAACCTATCTTTTGAATTCACAGAATTCCCCTGGAATTGTGATTACTATATTACACATGGAAAAATGTTACCTGATGATGGAATAGAAACATTAAAAGGGTTTGACGGCATTTTTCTTGGAGCAATTGGAAACCCTAAACTGGTTCCTGATCATATTTCATTATGGGGGCTATTACTAAAAATACGCCGTTCATTTGAGCAATCAATTAATCTTCGACCAGCAAAATATTTCAAGGGATTAAGATCTCCCCTATCCAACCCGAACGATTTTAATTTAGTTGTTGTTAGAGAGAACAGTGAAGGTGAATATAGTGAAATAGGCGGTCGTATTCATAAAAATGAAGATGAAATAGCCGTACAAAACGCTGTTTTCACCCGAAAAAAGAGTGAACAAGCTATACGCTATGCCTTCGAACTGGCTAAGAACAGACACGGACACGTAACCAGCGCAACAAAATCGAACGGTATCTTTCATTCAATGCCATTCTGGGATTCTATCTTTAATGACATTAAAGAAAATTATCCCGACATAAAAACTTCCTCCACTCATATAGATGCACTATCTGCTTTTCTGGTCACACAACCAGAAAAATCAGATGTAATTGTAGCCAGTAATTTATTCGGTGATATTTTAACCGACATTGGTGGAGCCATAATGGGTAGTATAGGTATTGCGCCAGCTGCCAACATTAATTTGACTGGCGAATATCCATCTATGTTTGAACCTGTCCATGGTTCAGCTCCTGATATTTACGGCAAAGGAATTGCCAATCCCATCGGTCAAATATGGACTGCCAAAATGATGTTGGATCATTTTGGACAAAGAGAATTGGGACAACAATTATTGGATGTGATTGAAGATGTCACTGGTGACAACATCAAAACCAGTGATATTGGTGGAAAGGCGACCACTAAAGAAGTAACTAGTGAAATATGCAAAAGGTTAAAAGCTCTTTAA
- a CDS encoding response regulator, with translation MIKVLIVEDDPMVAEINKNYLGFVKGFSCEGIVQDTKEAESFLEKNQVDLILLDLFMPEKNGIELLMEIRKEDKSIDVIVISAASDIQSVKSALRLGSVDYLIKPFEFDRFNDALKKYKNEHEIIIRHDKFDQEELDEQLLHQNKFTIDSSTQLPKGLTKETLCSVVEGIFTEVKTKEKFSTETLAALVGISRVSMRKYLKFLADIEMVSVELDYKKTGRPTYTYNIKKENKNRIKPYLNSEVTF, from the coding sequence GTGATTAAAGTATTAATCGTTGAAGATGATCCGATGGTTGCGGAAATTAATAAAAATTATTTGGGTTTTGTTAAGGGGTTCTCCTGTGAAGGAATTGTTCAGGATACGAAAGAAGCAGAGTCGTTTCTTGAAAAAAATCAAGTGGATTTAATCCTGTTGGATTTATTTATGCCAGAAAAAAACGGAATAGAGCTTTTAATGGAAATAAGGAAAGAAGATAAAAGCATAGATGTCATTGTCATATCGGCTGCAAGCGATATCCAAAGTGTTAAATCTGCACTAAGACTTGGGTCAGTGGACTATTTAATAAAGCCATTTGAATTTGATCGATTTAATGATGCTTTAAAAAAATATAAAAATGAGCACGAAATAATAATTCGACACGATAAGTTTGATCAGGAAGAACTTGATGAACAGCTGCTGCATCAAAATAAATTCACGATAGACTCATCCACACAACTCCCAAAAGGACTAACAAAAGAAACACTTTGCAGTGTAGTTGAAGGAATTTTTACTGAGGTGAAAACGAAAGAAAAATTTTCTACGGAAACACTTGCTGCACTGGTGGGTATATCTCGTGTTTCCATGCGCAAATATTTGAAGTTTCTGGCTGATATTGAAATGGTATCGGTGGAACTGGATTATAAGAAGACCGGTCGCCCTACTTATACGTACAACATAAAAAAAGAAAATAAAAATCGTATTAAACCTTATTTAAATTCTGAGGTAACATTTTGA
- a CDS encoding tartrate dehydrogenase: protein MEKKIYRIAVIPGDGIGIEVVNEGIRVLEHLAKQSEEKFAFEYDYFPWGCEYYLKYGKMMDEDGVEKLKDYDAIYFGAVGYPGVPDHISLWGLRIAICQGLDQWANIRPVEFLPGVPKRLNHPDIDSLNWVLIRENSEGEYSGIGGRNFSSRGDGKEVAVQSSLFTEHGCERIIRYAFDMARTRKRKKVTSVTKSNAQQYGMVLWDEVFDRVSKEYPDVETDQWLVDAMAAQFVLHPEELEVVVASNLFADILSDLGSALSGSLGIAASANINPEGHTPSMFESVHGSAPDIAGKGIANPIGTIGSAALMLEHFGLKDEAKQVNDAIKETTNQGILTRDIGGTADTKDITNAIINSLSSVYNKA, encoded by the coding sequence TTGGAAAAGAAGATATATCGCATAGCGGTAATCCCAGGAGATGGTATAGGTATTGAGGTGGTAAACGAAGGAATTCGGGTACTGGAACATTTAGCAAAACAATCCGAAGAAAAATTTGCTTTTGAATATGATTATTTTCCTTGGGGATGTGAATATTATTTAAAATATGGAAAAATGATGGATGAAGATGGGGTTGAGAAACTTAAAGACTATGATGCGATTTACTTTGGGGCAGTTGGTTACCCTGGTGTGCCTGATCACATCAGTTTATGGGGGTTACGAATAGCTATTTGCCAGGGGTTAGACCAGTGGGCAAACATTCGTCCTGTGGAGTTTCTACCTGGAGTGCCAAAAAGATTAAATCACCCGGATATAGATTCATTGAATTGGGTTTTAATCAGAGAAAATTCAGAAGGTGAATACTCTGGTATTGGAGGTCGGAACTTCTCCAGCCGTGGTGACGGCAAAGAAGTAGCTGTTCAATCTTCCTTGTTTACTGAACATGGCTGTGAACGAATTATACGCTATGCATTTGACATGGCGCGTACACGTAAGAGAAAGAAAGTTACGAGTGTAACAAAAAGTAACGCTCAACAATATGGAATGGTGCTCTGGGATGAAGTATTCGACCGGGTTAGCAAAGAATATCCGGATGTAGAAACAGATCAATGGCTGGTAGACGCAATGGCTGCACAATTTGTGCTGCATCCAGAAGAATTGGAAGTAGTAGTTGCATCTAATCTTTTTGCAGATATTTTATCAGATTTGGGCAGCGCCTTATCTGGAAGTCTGGGAATTGCGGCAAGTGCAAACATCAACCCTGAGGGGCATACTCCAAGTATGTTTGAATCGGTTCATGGATCAGCCCCGGATATTGCGGGAAAAGGTATCGCAAATCCAATAGGTACTATAGGCAGCGCTGCGCTTATGCTCGAACATTTTGGATTGAAGGACGAGGCAAAACAAGTTAATGATGCAATTAAAGAAACTACAAATCAAGGTATCCTAACACGGGATATTGGAGGCACAGCTGATACCAAAGACATTACAAACGCAATCATCAACAGTCTTTCGAGCGTCTACAACAAGGCATAA